The following are encoded together in the Magnetospirillum gryphiswaldense MSR-1 v2 genome:
- a CDS encoding exopolyphosphatase-related proteins: MSDGKKFRLVTRSDFDGLVCAVLLKQLDIIDDIKFVHPKDMQDGVIDIGPNDISTNLPYVDGVHIAFDHHLSETIRVGQKDNHIIDPKAPSAARVVYDYYGGAVRFPAAWDKMMEEVDKADSAQYSLDDIISPTGWTVLNYIMDARTGLGRFRDFRISNYQLMMELIDYCRNHSIEQIMALPDVKERTDLFFEHEEKAKEQLLRCSKVYKNLIVLDLRNEETIYACNRFMIYALYPQCNISIHILWGLKQQNTVFAIGRSIVNRSAKTNVGELCLTYGGGGHEKAGTCQVGNDVAPKVLEDLIAKINADG, encoded by the coding sequence ATGTCCGACGGCAAGAAATTCCGTTTGGTCACGCGCAGTGATTTCGACGGCTTGGTGTGCGCCGTCCTATTGAAGCAATTGGACATCATCGACGATATCAAGTTCGTCCATCCCAAGGATATGCAGGACGGGGTCATCGATATCGGCCCCAACGACATCAGCACCAATCTTCCCTATGTGGATGGCGTGCACATCGCCTTCGACCACCATCTGTCGGAAACCATCCGCGTCGGCCAGAAGGACAACCACATCATCGACCCCAAGGCGCCGTCGGCGGCCCGCGTGGTCTATGATTATTACGGCGGTGCCGTGCGCTTCCCGGCGGCCTGGGACAAAATGATGGAAGAGGTCGACAAGGCCGACAGCGCCCAATACTCGCTGGATGACATCATTTCGCCCACTGGCTGGACGGTGTTGAATTACATCATGGATGCCCGCACCGGTCTGGGCCGCTTCCGTGATTTCCGTATCTCCAATTATCAGTTGATGATGGAGCTGATCGATTATTGCCGCAATCACAGCATCGAGCAGATCATGGCTCTGCCCGATGTCAAGGAACGGACCGATCTGTTCTTCGAACACGAGGAAAAGGCCAAGGAACAGCTGTTGCGCTGCTCCAAGGTGTACAAGAACCTGATCGTTCTTGATCTTCGCAACGAAGAGACCATCTACGCCTGCAACCGCTTCATGATTTATGCGCTCTATCCGCAGTGCAACATCTCCATCCACATTTTGTGGGGGCTGAAGCAGCAGAACACCGTGTTCGCCATCGGTCGGTCCATCGTCAATCGCTCGGCCAAGACCAATGTGGGCGAGTTGTGTCTGACCTATGGCGGCGGTGGCCACGAAAAGGCCGGTACCTGTCAGGTTGGCAACGATGTCGCCCCCAAGGTGTTGGAAGATCTGATCGCCAAGATCAACGCCGACGGCTGA